The following are encoded in a window of Acetobacteroides hydrogenigenes genomic DNA:
- the rsxE gene encoding electron transport complex subunit RsxE, which translates to MSQLSNLTRGIIKENPTFVLLLGMCPTLATTSSALNGMGMGAATLFVLALSNVAISLVASQIPSKVRIPAYIVIIATFVTMVDLLMQAYVPALYATLGIFIPLIVVNCIVLGRAEAFASKSGVLASLLDGIGMGLGFTLSLTVLGAVREFLGSWSIFGHKLVGTDGMLVFILAPGAFIVLGYLMVLFNRINKKK; encoded by the coding sequence ATGAGCCAGCTAAGTAACCTCACCAGAGGTATTATAAAAGAAAACCCAACCTTTGTGCTGCTTCTGGGTATGTGCCCTACTTTGGCAACTACCTCATCAGCATTAAATGGGATGGGAATGGGAGCTGCAACCCTTTTCGTACTTGCGCTTTCGAATGTAGCCATTTCGTTGGTGGCCAGCCAAATTCCGAGCAAGGTTCGTATTCCTGCCTACATCGTTATTATTGCAACGTTCGTAACAATGGTCGACCTGCTTATGCAGGCTTACGTTCCTGCTCTTTACGCAACGCTTGGTATCTTTATTCCGCTTATTGTGGTTAACTGTATTGTGCTAGGTCGTGCTGAAGCGTTTGCCTCAAAAAGCGGGGTGCTTGCATCGTTGCTCGATGGTATTGGAATGGGACTTGGTTTTACCCTTTCGCTCACCGTTTTAGGCGCCGTTCGCGAGTTCTTAGGTAGCTGGTCGATATTTGGTCATAAGCTGGTAGGAACAGACGGTATGCTGGTGTTTATTCTTGCTCCAGGGGCATTTATTGTACTTGGCTATCTGATGGTGCTCTTTAACCGAATCAATAAAAAGAAGTAG
- the rsxA gene encoding electron transport complex subunit RsxA, whose translation MDFFIIAISAIFVNNIVLSQFLGICPFLGVSNKVETSIGMSGAVTFVIALSTLITWLLQKYVLVPLNITFMQTISFILVIAALVQMVEIILKKISPALYQALGVFLPLITTNCAVLGVAILVQQKNYDLMHSMVFSVAIGLGYGLAIVLFASLREEMELANVPKEMKGIPIALVTAGILAMAFMGFSGMV comes from the coding sequence ATGGATTTTTTTATCATAGCTATATCTGCGATATTCGTTAACAACATCGTTCTATCGCAATTCTTGGGTATTTGTCCTTTCTTGGGGGTATCCAATAAGGTTGAAACGTCCATTGGTATGTCGGGTGCCGTAACCTTCGTTATTGCTCTTTCTACGCTTATAACCTGGTTGCTGCAAAAGTATGTGCTTGTTCCGCTTAACATCACCTTTATGCAGACCATCTCCTTTATTTTGGTGATTGCGGCGCTGGTACAAATGGTGGAGATTATCCTTAAAAAGATAAGCCCTGCGCTTTATCAGGCTTTGGGCGTTTTCCTTCCGCTGATTACAACAAACTGTGCGGTGCTAGGTGTTGCCATATTGGTTCAACAGAAAAACTACGACCTAATGCATAGCATGGTGTTTAGCGTTGCTATCGGTTTAGGTTATGGTTTGGCTATTGTTCTTTTTGCGAGCTTACGCGAAGAGATGGAGTTGGCCAATGTTCCTAAGGAAATGAAGGGAATTCCAATTGCATTGGTTACTGCCGGTATCTTGGCAATGGCCTTTATGGGGTTCTCTGGTATGGTTTAA
- a CDS encoding indolepyruvate oxidoreductase subunit beta — protein sequence MKTDIILAGVGGQGILSIAAAIGTAAVQSNLYLKQSEVHGMSQRGGDVQSHLRISDKPIASDLIPLGKGDIIISVEPMEALRYLPYLSKDGWIVTNTTPFINIPNYPEQEKLMDTLKGQKNVIAIDADAIAKDAGSARSANMVILGAASAYLNMPIEVIEKAIVTLFERKGQDIVDANLKAFNAGREAAKVK from the coding sequence ATGAAAACAGATATCATACTTGCAGGCGTTGGCGGACAAGGCATCCTATCGATTGCTGCTGCTATTGGAACAGCCGCCGTGCAAAGCAACCTATACCTTAAGCAGTCGGAGGTTCACGGGATGAGCCAACGCGGTGGCGATGTACAGTCGCACCTCCGCATCTCGGATAAGCCTATTGCATCGGACCTAATTCCGCTTGGCAAAGGCGACATCATCATTTCCGTTGAACCAATGGAGGCGCTACGCTACCTTCCATACCTATCGAAAGATGGCTGGATTGTAACCAACACTACTCCATTCATCAACATTCCTAACTATCCCGAGCAGGAAAAGCTGATGGATACGCTCAAGGGACAAAAGAACGTTATCGCCATCGATGCTGATGCCATTGCTAAGGATGCAGGTTCGGCTCGTTCGGCTAACATGGTGATTCTTGGTGCAGCCTCGGCATACCTTAACATGCCTATCGAGGTTATAGAGAAGGCTATCGTAACGCTTTTCGAGCGTAAAGGGCAGGACATCGTAGATGCCAACCTAAAAGCTTTCAACGCCGGAAGAGAAGCCGCTAAAGTAAAGTAG
- a CDS encoding thiamine pyrophosphate-dependent enzyme — protein MERKLFLGDEAIAQGAIDGGLSGLYAYPGTPSTEIMEYIQSSKEAREKNIHNVWSTNEKTAMEAALGMSYAGKRAMVCFKHVGLNVAADCFMNASITGVNGGLVVVSADDPSMHSSQNEQDSRYYAKFAMIPILEPSNQQEAYDMAYSAFELSEKFRVPVMIRITTRMAHSRAGVATKAKKEQNGLKLPANPRQFVLLPAIARKNYKTLLATQEPMVKDSENSAFNQLVDGPNKKLGIIASGIAYNYLMENFDGVSPYPVLKVCQYPLPYKQVEALYNQCDELLIMEEGYPIIEEMIKGFLAVGKPIHGRLDGTLPRDGELTPAIVAKGLGMPVEEGQPIPEEVVMPRPPALCNGCGHRDVYADLLEAILEYGEGRVFADIGCYTLGALPPFNAINTCVDMGASITMAKGASDAGLVPAVAVIGDSTFTHSGMTGLLDAVIENTPITVVISDNSTTGMTGGQSSNAYGRLVDIVTGLGVHPDHIRVIIPLKKNHEENIRIIKEELAYNGVSVIIPQRECIQTAARRKKAEAKSKE, from the coding sequence ATGGAAAGAAAGCTCTTCCTAGGTGATGAAGCCATAGCCCAAGGAGCGATAGATGGCGGCCTATCAGGCCTCTACGCCTATCCTGGCACTCCATCAACCGAGATTATGGAGTACATCCAAAGTTCGAAAGAAGCTCGCGAAAAGAACATCCACAACGTATGGTCGACCAACGAGAAAACTGCAATGGAAGCCGCCTTGGGGATGTCGTATGCTGGGAAACGAGCAATGGTGTGCTTTAAGCACGTTGGCCTTAACGTTGCTGCCGACTGCTTTATGAACGCATCGATCACCGGAGTAAACGGTGGCTTGGTTGTAGTTTCGGCCGATGACCCTTCAATGCACTCGTCGCAAAACGAGCAGGATTCGCGCTACTACGCTAAGTTCGCAATGATTCCTATTCTTGAGCCATCGAACCAGCAGGAAGCCTACGATATGGCCTACTCGGCATTCGAGCTAAGCGAAAAGTTTAGGGTGCCTGTAATGATCCGTATTACAACCCGCATGGCGCACTCGCGTGCAGGCGTTGCTACCAAGGCAAAAAAGGAGCAAAACGGGCTTAAGCTACCAGCAAATCCCCGTCAGTTTGTGCTACTACCCGCTATTGCCCGCAAGAACTACAAAACGCTTCTTGCCACACAAGAGCCTATGGTAAAGGATTCCGAAAATTCGGCATTCAACCAGCTAGTTGATGGACCTAATAAAAAGCTTGGTATAATTGCTTCGGGTATCGCCTATAACTACCTAATGGAAAACTTCGATGGAGTATCGCCATACCCTGTGCTTAAGGTTTGCCAATACCCACTACCCTACAAACAAGTAGAAGCGCTATACAACCAATGCGACGAGCTGCTTATTATGGAAGAAGGCTATCCAATCATCGAGGAGATGATTAAGGGCTTCCTAGCAGTTGGCAAGCCAATCCATGGCCGCCTAGATGGCACTCTTCCACGCGATGGCGAGCTTACCCCTGCCATTGTTGCTAAAGGATTAGGAATGCCAGTTGAAGAAGGCCAACCAATTCCTGAAGAGGTGGTAATGCCACGTCCTCCTGCACTTTGCAACGGCTGCGGACACCGCGACGTTTACGCCGATCTTCTTGAGGCTATCCTCGAGTACGGAGAAGGCCGCGTATTTGCCGATATAGGCTGCTATACGCTTGGTGCATTGCCTCCATTCAACGCCATCAACACCTGTGTAGATATGGGCGCATCAATCACCATGGCTAAGGGTGCTTCGGATGCCGGATTGGTACCTGCTGTTGCCGTAATTGGCGACTCTACCTTTACCCACTCGGGTATGACCGGTCTACTTGATGCCGTTATCGAAAACACGCCTATTACCGTTGTTATTTCCGACAACTCGACAACAGGTATGACAGGTGGACAATCGTCGAATGCGTATGGCCGATTGGTTGACATCGTTACCGGCCTTGGCGTTCACCCTGATCACATTCGCGTAATCATTCCTCTTAAGAAGAACCACGAGGAAAACATCCGCATCATTAAAGAAGAGCTTGCCTACAATGGTGTATCGGTTATCATTCCACAGCGCGAGTGTATCCAAACAGCAGCACGTAGAAAAAAGGCTGAAGCAAAATCAAAAGAGTAA